In the Sorghum bicolor cultivar BTx623 chromosome 4, Sorghum_bicolor_NCBIv3, whole genome shotgun sequence genome, CTGGTTAGAGGGTTCCGGCGGCATCCCTCAGGTCCTGAGTTCGATCCCCCATGGGGGCAAATTTCAGGCCTGAGGGTAATAAAATCCACTCGCCTGTCTCACACCAAAGGGTAATAAAATCCACTCGTCTGTCTCACACCAAAGTGCAGGTCTGTGGCCGTCCCGTCTCACGGGGATGCAGGTGCCGCTGTATATGGGTGAGGCCGGGGTGCGGAGGTTTTTCGCGAGCTGCGTGAGAAGTTCATCTTCTTAATGAAAAACCGGTGGGGACGTCATTCCCCCGCGGCTcgcgttttttttttctttgtttagaTATGTATCCTGTTAAAGGAAGACCAAAAGACCTTGAAACATTATATATACTCCATCGGTCCTGTAATACAATGTATTGTAAGAATGTTAAGACAAATTAAGAGATGACGTAAAAGACGTATGTATCCCTGTTTCTATTTCCTAATCAGATGCTATCATCAACATGATTGATGGAGAAGTGGAGATTGGTTGATGAATATTTAATACAAAACTGGGTTTTACCCTTCAGAATGTATTATATTTGAGGagaaattttgaatgctacagTGCACTATAATAGGACGGAGGGAGCATGTGGATGTCCTTACTCTTacagaatccaatctctccacaGCCATGATGTATTGACGTCTGTGCTAGTTACTCGTATTGGTAGATAATATACTTCCTCCATTCTAAATGGTAAGatgttttagcttttctagatacattgtttGGAATGGAGCAAGTAAATGATAAGCAAATGATTATCTAGAGGGGTCAAACAGGTATCCGAAGGTACAACCTCCTCTCTATTGCCGATCAGCCTGATTCACTTCGTCGGCAAATTGGTCGCTAAGGGGCTCGCTCTTCACCTGGCGCCGTACATGACCCGGATCATCAAGACCAACCACTTGACTTCAGAAATGCTATATGTCACTCACATGTTTTACGCCTATCCAGCACATGATTTTTTGTTCGCTTGCGCTCAGCCCACACCGACGCCTGCggctccttcctccctccgctctAGCGGCGACGTATGAGCTCACGGGCGCCGACAAGGTAGGTggtggcgtcgtcgtcgtcgtcctcctcctcctgcttcgCCTCTTTCAAATTTTGTCCTTGTCCTTCCATAGAAAAAATTTATTTCTTGTGATTTGTGATTTGTAAATTGTAACTTGTGATTTGTGATCCGTAATTTGTGCCAAGGAAGAagatgaataataccaatgGCGATGGGCTGCGACAGCCGACTAGAGGTAGGAGATAAACAATGCCAGGTGGCGGGAGCTAGAAGATGAACAATGCCCGCCAAAAAAATCGGGTGCTGGTTGGGGCAAAACAAACTTCCGTGCCGTGCAGCTCACTTTGTCGCTGGCTTCACGCCCGGCACCGCGGTGCTTTTGAAGGTCGACCTACTTTGACACTGTGGCCTGCCTTTCCTCCAGGAAGTCCGAAGTCCTAGAGCATATCGGATTCCCGCTGCGGTGGCGCAACTGGCTGCAGGCGTTGTTGCGCACGGCCAGCAAGGTGCTTGTTAATGGCTACCCTAGACGAGCATCTGCCACGCACGCGGTCTGCATCAGGGTGACCCACTATCGCCACTCCTCTTCGTCATTGTGATGGATGTGCTCAATGCCCACACCTCCGAGGTCGACTGTCGTGGGGAGCTGATGCCGCTACCAGGGAACACAATCAAGCACGGCGCCTCTTTGTAGCGGATGACCTCGTCGTCTTCCTCGCACCATCTTCGCAGGACTTCTTTTGAGTAAGGCGGATACTTGAGCTCTTCGTGTGGATACGGGGTAGCATATGAAATCGGCAAAAATTATCCGTAAATTTTAGGCAGATTATCTGATGTTTATAATAGGATATCCGATAATTTGTTTCTTGAGAACTCTTATTTGGTGATATCGtagtttgatgtcataaattctGAATTGAAATCTTGCTTACTATTATCGCATATTGACTAATAACTTATCATTTGTGAGTAAGGATAATTTGTTAACTGTTTAATTGTGTTGGTGTTATAGCCACCGACATAGAATGGAATGAAGGATATTGTCTATTTAAATCTGCACCATCCGAATCCATGTATTATCCGCTCCGATCCAAATCCGACAAAGAAAAATAAGTTAGTATATGAAAAAGACATTATCCGCTCTAATCTGATCCATTTTCATCCTTGCTCCGGCCTATCGACCAACTTGGACAAGTGCACGGTCACGCTGATCCATTGCTTGAGGACATGATCCGGGAAGTGTTGTTGGTGTTCCTGTGTAGAGTTTAGGAGTTCCCAACCAAGTACCTAGGGGTCTGTTGTTACTCACCAAACTTTGCCGCGTGCACGAGCAGGCGCTTATCGATAAGGTCTCCGCTAGAATCCTGACTTGGAAGGCGAGTCTACTGACGAACGCGCGCGGGCACGACGACACTGACGCAAACTACGAACGCGCGCGGACGGAAAATGCAAGGTTTCCTGGCCGATCGTTTGCTCCCCCAAGGATGATTGCCGTGGTCACCGAAGATAACGACGCCTACATTCGTGCTGGGTACAGGTGCTTGGCGTCGCTAGCGCGCACCCACACCTTCAATCGTCGGTTTAATGTTTAGTACAACTGCTTAGCACCACCGTTTAAGCCGACGATCCCTGTTAGTGTGCCCGGTCTGTATATCACGGCAAGGCAACTCGCCGTGGCGTGCGCCCGTTCCTGTAACAACAACTCTTTCTTTTAATAAAGCACGTGCAGCGCATgttttcgaaaaaaaaaagtaatggGAACAACACTTTGTTTTGGACAAGTTGTTGGCTTCATGGGTGTTCTATTGGTGAGTTGGCACCTAAGCAAGTATGCGGCCCcgtctttaaaaaaaaaaaaaaaacaagcgcACTGTGTAGCTCAAGCCTGGGAGAATAACACCTGGATGAATGATATCCAGGGGGCCTAACTACGATTGGTTTCAGAGAGTTCTTCAGGCTATTTGATTTTCTTAGTGAGGTTAGGCTGTCTGAAGGGGAGGATCAACATGTTTGGAAATTTGATGCTTAAGGAGATTACACAGCTAAATCGGCATACAGAGCGTATTTCAATGGTTAGTGACTTTTGAACCTTGGCGCCGAATCTGGAGGTCATGGACCTTAGGAAAGTGTAAGTTTTTTTTATCTGCCTTGTTGTTTGTAATCGATGTTGGGCAACAGATCGCCATGCTCGTCGAGGATTGTCCTTTGTGCGATCAATAGGAGGAGACGGATCAACATTGCTTACTGGTTGTGTGTTCGCACGACAGCAGGTTTGGTTCAATATTTTGGTCTCCTTCGGATTTGGGGCGTGCAGCTCCTGGACATAATGATCTATGTGTTTGCTGTTTGGTGGGCTAAGGTAATCCGCATGATCAGTAACCAGTACAGGAAAGGAGCATATTCCCTCATCATTCTAACTGCGTGGTTGCTTTATTTAGGAGCACCGTCATGCTTGGGTCGTTGATTGAGACTCCCCTTCCGTTAGCGAGTCTTTGGGACAATTTAAGGATGAATACAAGCTCTCATAGATAGGGTAGTAGGTGATTTTGGGTGACTCTTTTCCTTATTTTGTCGTTAAAAGTCTTTTTTCGAGTAACCGTGTCGTAAAGTGTCTCTAACTTTCTCATGTATGGTTCTGGTATTGTATACAGACCATTGTTTTCTCTCTATAATACAATGATACGTAGCTCTCCTGCGCTTTGGGGGAAAAACACATCTAGTTATGAGGGAAAAAAAGTAAGTTGGATGGTTATTAGCCTAATTTTCTTTGGAAAAAAAATTTGGTTGTGACTAGCTGTCTATCATCATGACTTAACTGTTTTCTGCAGGATGATGCCTCAAATATTGTTTATTTTGTCTCATGCTCGATTAATAGGTAATACCGAATGCATGTAAGCATGGGATTGATATAAAACAGCTATTATCATGCCGGGAAAGAAAAAAGGAATATGGAATAATTCTCTATCTTTATTTAAAAGGTATAAGAGAAAATAGTGTTAATTAATGGTACTTGAAGGCTAAATGTATGGAATTATGTGGTCCATGTAAAGATTGGTTTAACGTGATGCCTTTCGGCTCTCACGGCTCCATGTTATATAGTCCTAGGAATAGCCCCTAGGTAGCGTATACAGGTTGGATTGTACAAGAGATTGAATCTACAACTACTTTACAACAGATTACAACAATCCTAGACTAGATACATGGAGCCGGGTTTACTTGAGAACCAATTCAAGTCACGCTAACAGCCTTGACGTGTTGTGCCTTGCCTCCACGATATACCAAACACAACTCATATTTCAACACCCCCCGACAATCACAACTTATCTATAAGATTGAGATTGTTACGAAACATCACTGTTTGTCTCACCGGAAGCGCTTTGGTAAATCCATCGGCGACCTGATCAGATGTACTGATGAACCGAACATCAAGGCACTTGGATGCAACTTGTTCTCTAACAAAATGATAGTCAATTTCAATGTGCTTGGTCCGAGCATGAAACACTGGATTTGCTGAAAGATATTTTGCACCAATATTGTCACACCATAAGCGAGCTGTACGGGGATAGGTGATGCCTAACTCATCAAGCAATTTCCGTATCCACATCATCTCTGCAGTGGCATTGGCTAGGGCCTTGTATTCAGCTTCAGTACTTGACCTAGAGACAGTagcctgctttcttgcacaccaTGACACAAGATTGCATCCTATGAATACGGCAAAACCACCGGTGGACCTCCTATCATCCGGGCAACCTGCCCAATCTGCGTCGGCAAATGCACTGACAAGCATAGAGTCAGACTTCCTGATCTTGAGACCAAAACCGATGGTCCCCTTGACATACCTAAGTATTCTCTTGACAGCTTCCCAATGAGTTGTGGTCGGTGAGTGCAAAAACTGACAGACCTTGTTAACTGAGAAGGATATATCTGGTCTAGTCAGAGTCAAATATTGCAGAGCACCTACTATGCTGCGGTACCTAGTGGAATCATCACTGCCCAGGCGAGTGCCACTAGTAATAGACAATCTTTCAGCAGTAGACAAAGGAGTGTTCACCGCCTTGCATAACTGCATGTTGACTCGTTTTAAAATATCAGCAGCATACCTCTCTTGAGTCATAAGCAACTCACCCTTCTTCCTTTTAACCTGgatgccgaggaagtagtggagTTCTCCAAGGTCCTTGATTGCAAAATCACGATGAAGATCTTGAAGAAGAGTGTTCACAGCCTCCTGAGATGTActtgcaacaatgatatcatccacatatacaAGCATAAATATTATGTGTCCACCCTTGCGATAGAAAAACAGTGAGGTATCAGCTTTAGAGGACACAAATCCAAGACTTTGTAGTTTATGACACAACCTTGAATACCAGGCTCTAGGCGCCTGTTTTAAACCATACAAAGCCTTGTCAAGCTTGCACAAATAATGTGGTTTGTGCTTATCCTCATATCCAGGAGGTTGCTTCATATATACTTCTTCTTCTAAATATCCATGCAAAAATGCATTCTGCACATCAAGCTGCCTCAAACACCAGTTCCTCGAAACAGCAAGTGAGAGCACAAGACGAATGGTAGCTGCCTTAACTACTGGACTGAAAGTATCTTCATAGTCAATGCCATATCTCTGCTTGAATCCTTTTGCAACGAGGCGAGCCTTGTATCTATCTATCTGACCATCAGATCTTCTCTTGATTTTATATACCCATTTGCAATCAATTACATTCTTCCCTTTTAGAGGCGGTACAAGGTGCCAAGTTTTATTCTTCTGTAACGCACTAAATTCAACATCCATAGCATTTTTCCAATTCTTATCAGCTAGTGCATGTTGTAGACTGTAAGGTTCTTCAGAGGCAGTAGCAATATGACTGTAACGAACTGTGCCATCAGTGTAAATTTTTGGCTTGCGTATACCGTGCTGTAACCGTGTAACTGGACGAAGAACAGGAGGAGCTGGTACAGGCACAGTAGTATCCATAGGCGATCCAATCTCCGGCACAGAAGATCCAGTGGGCGCTGATGGCGCTGCTGAAGCAGATGGCGCTGCAGAAGCTGAAGCAGAAGCTGTCGGAGCGCTCCCGCTCTGTCCCCCCGGTGCCGGAGGAGGGGGAGACGGCAGAACACGTGGCAGATCGGTGTTGGAGCTTGGCGTTACGGAATCAGTCGGTGCCAAAGCCGAAGACGATCCTCCCGACAGATCCACTGTCGTGGTAGGCGAATCAGAATCGGGACCAGCACCGGGACTCGCCAAAAACGGAAGGGCAACAGGCTGCATAAAATCACCACCATTTGCACTGGCATCTTGATCATTGGAGTCCAAATTTCCTGCAAAATCTGCATGCTCAACAACTGGATTAGTGCACAGGGAATCATTACCAGATGGCCCAGAGATATTGTTGTCCCCATAGCTAGAATTTAAcaaagacggagggagtaataagATCTCGGAACGAAGACGTGCTCCAGCATTAGGATGCAGACGTGCAAAAGGATAAACAGATTCATCAAACACTACGTCACGAGAGATGTACACACGACCTTCTGAGACATCTAAGCACTTGAACCCCTTGTGCATATTGCTATATCCAAGAAAGACACATTGCTTTGAGCGGAATTGAAGCTTCCTAGCATTGTATGGTCTCATATTAGGCCAACAGGCACACCCAAAGGTGCGAAGCGTGTGATAATCAGGTGTTTGATGAAAAAGACGACCAAGAGGAGTTTGACCATGAATGACCTTGCTTGGGAGCCTATTGATGAGATAGGTGGCTGTGATAAATGCCTCGTCCCAAAATTTTAGAGGCATGGAGGCATGGGCAAGGAGGGAGAGGCCGACCTCAACTATGTGACGGTGTTTCCGCTCTGCAGAGCCGTTTTGCTGGTGAGCATGCGGGCAAGACACATGATGAGAGATTCCAATGCGCTGGAAAAAGGAGCTTAAtttttgatattctcctccccaaTCCGTTTGGATAGCAAGGATCTTTTTATTAAATTGTCGTTCTACCATAGACTGGAAATCATGAAATTTTTGGAAGACTTCAGacttatgtttcaaaagatAGATCCATGTAAATTTGCTAAAGTCATCAATAAAACTCACGTAATAATTATTTCGACCAACAGACGTGGGTGCAGGACCCCATACATCGGAAAAAATAAGTTCAAGAGGACTTGACGACACGCTTGTGGACACGGGGTATGGCAACTGATGACTTTTACCCTTTTGGCAAGCATCACAAACTTGCTCTTTATTGAACTCGGAAACAAACTGAATCTTATTTTTACTAAGGACTTGATGAACTATGGTAGATGATGGATGACCCAAACGACTATGCCACGTAGATGTGGACAACTTGACCGCACCAAGCGACGCTTTATTAGTTGGAGAGGATGATTTCAGCGGATAAAGACCTCCCTCACAGCCCCCTCTAAGCAGCGTTCTCTTCGTGGCCTGATCCTTGATCAAAAAATAATCAGGGTGAAACTCAATGAAAGCATCATTATCAGAAGACGGTGGACAGACGCTAGACTCTTACTAGCTTCAGGAATATATAGAACATTATTGAGGACAAGATTACGCTTAGGGGTACGAACAAAACTCTGACCAACTTGGTTGATTCTCATACCTGCGCCATTGGCTGTATGGACCTGGTCATTTCCGTGGTACTTGTCCCTCATGGTGAGCTTCTCGAGATCACCCGTGATGTGGTCCGTAGCGCCAGTGTCGGTGTACCAGTTGGTGTCCACGCCGTAGGAGTTGGTTGCTGCAGCTGCCGAGCGCTGTTCAGGGGCTCCAGTGAACGAAGCATCAAAACGTTTGAAGCAACGTATGGCAGTATGTCCCTCCTTGCCACACAACTGACAGATAAAGTTGTCTCCGTTATTGTTGCGTTGAGGGCGACCATTGTTGCCGTTGTTGCTGCGGCCACGACCACGGTCGCGACCACCGCCGCCACGTTTGAAACCGCCACGTCCTCCACGTGTGGCGGTGTTGACGGAGGATCCAGATCCACCACTGGTTTGAAGGTCGATTCGCTGCTCCCAGCTAACAAGTTGAGTATAGAGCTCGCCAAGCGAGATCTTCTCCACGCGGCCCGTGATAGAGGAGACAATGGGATTGTACTCTGCATCAAGGCCGGCAAGGATGAAGGATGCAATCTCCTCGTCTTCGAGCCTTTTTCCTGCCGAAGCCATGTCATCGGCAAGAGATATCATCTTGCTGAAGTATTCCACGATGGTGGATGACCCCTTGTGTGCAGTAGCCAGGGCCATGCGGGTGTTGATGATACGGCCACGAGATTGCGACGCTGTCATGTCGACGATGACTCGCCACATCTCTGCTGACGTGGTACAGGAAGAAACCTGCACCATGACCTCCTTGCTGATGGACGATAGGAGGTAGTTGACGATCTGCTGATCCTTGGCAACCCACTCCTTGTACTCGGGATTGTCGGTCAGCTCTGTCGGCTTGGCAGCATCCTTGGCGATCTTCTTGGGCGGTGCTTCCGCCTCAGGTTCGATGTAGTGCTCAAGTTGGCAGCCACGGAGAGCAGAAAGAACTTGCATGCTCCAAAGAGGAAAgttatttttggaaagcttcTCGGTGACAGGGCAGCCGATCAGCGAAAATTGGAAGGACATGGCGGTGGAAGAGGAAGCCATGGATGAATCTAAGGATACCTAGGCTCTGATTACCATGTAAAGATTGGTTTAACGTGATGCCTTTCGGCTCTCACGGCTCCATGTTATATAGTCCTAGGAATAGCCCCTAGGTAGCGTATACAGGTTGGATTGTACAAGAGATTGAATCTACAACTACTTTACAACAGATTACAACAATCCTAGACTAGATACATGGAGCCGGGTTTACTTGAGAACCAATTCAAGTCACGCTAACAGCCTTGACGTGTTGTGCCTTGCCTCCACGATATACCAAACACATCTCATATTTCAACAGTCCAAGTATGTGAAGCACTGAAACATGGAGAGGTCATGAACAACTCAGCACAGTCAATGAGCCAATTGCGCCATCATATCACAAATTGATTGCAACTTAAGAGTTACGGTGCAGGACGGGTTCTGTGATAACCATTCATAGCCGAATACAGCACAAAATGATATATGCAAACCACTCATTCGATTAAACTAGCATATTTATCCTGGCCCTCATACAGAGTATATGCTTGTGTGgaacattttttttttggtgtgtGTGTGGAACATTGTGTGTCGAGAATTCCACAGAACAAATTCCATATCCAGCCAAAAGAATGTAATCTAATAAACCAGTCTTTGCCAACGGAAGATAAGCACAGCCTTAAGACAAAAGGAGATGGTTGATACTTAATAGTTTCTTCCTTTTGATCGCAGTGACCAGTGAGGACATGTTACAGGATGCAGGATGTGGAAAAACCTCGTCGTGCAAGGCGATCAGCCATCCAGGTCCAACATCTAACATGGATGAGCAGCCACAAAAAGAATTAGCATTTAATTGCCTGGAACGTATTATGCTAGATATTTTGTGTGGCTTAGGAAAAAAAGAAAGGTAAAAGTTTTCAAGGAAAAATCAATCGCTGGTATCATACTACGTATCCACCAGAGCAAACCAAAATATCTGCTCTGAATTGGATTGGCATAAACAGGAGTTCAAATACCCATTTATAAgactacatatatatagttaCTAAGATGAAAATTTATTGATGCTTATGCTCTGAAAATGGGAGAGGAAGGAGTTTATTTCATACGAGCCTAAAGCTGAGCACAAAATGAGAAAACATTTAACATCTTTGAAGTGAGGTTCTGATTCTTCATTGTACAATTGTTACTAGGGTGTAAAGTTCAGCTTGTGAATAGTTTCAGAAATGAAGTTGAGAATAAGTACCTTATCACTTCACCTTAGGATACCTTCTGATAAGCAATCTGAATCTTTGAATCAGTGAAGATTCTTCAGTCACTATGGCCTACATCAGATCACAACAACTTGTTCAGTTTTTGGTGGGGGTTTTTTCAACAGAGAATACATGTACAAAAACTTCATAGGTGCACATTAAGGGAGAATATTGTCTCTCTATATAAATGCATGCTCATCAGTACAACTCTTCAAACCAAGGGTGCACAGAAAACATTCTGTTTCAGTGCTTTGATCAAACAAGAAAAAGATGGTTCATAGTCCTGTAGCATTCCTAAGAAAGCTCCAAACTTCCTCTTCATCTTTAGCCACCGAGTTGATTTCTTTTAGCAAATATGCACAAAAGTCCATGAAATACTCTTGGCAGTTCATCTGTCAAAATAATCCACTCTTCATCCAAGTCACTTATTTTACCTTGATTTCATTTGCTGGATATGCAGCTCTTAAGATCATCAAGCCACGAGATGAACAAGATACTCTGAAAGACATAGACTTATTGTTTACTTCTGTATCTGCATCAACTGTCTCAAGCATGGCTACTGTTGAAATGGAGGATTTCTCAAGCGCTCAGCTCTGCATATTGACTATTTTAATGCTGATTGGTGGAGAGGTATTCACTTCAATGCTTGATCTTTATTTCATGCGGGCTACATCTATTACAAAAGGGTCTTCCAACAGAAAGGGCTACTCAGTTTATGTTGATAACGAATCTATTACTTCTGCAATGTCTGTTCCCAACAATACCCAGGACACCATTGTAACAATGCCACTGTCTGAACTCCACttggaagaaaaaaaacaagTTGAACCCAAGATAATTGAATCTTTAGGTCATGCACTGCTGGTCTATCTTCTAGTGTCAAATTTAGGCAGCTCCCTGGTTATCTACCTTTACCTAATATCTGTACCAGATGCACAAGGAGTTCTGAAGAGAAAGGGTATTGGATTTGTCATTTTCTCTGTATTTACAGCCGTCTCCTCAGTGGCAAATTGTGGCTTCACTCCAGTAAACGAGAACATGATCATCTTTCAGAAGAGATCCATTCTCCTATTGCTAATTATTCCTCAGATACTAGCCGGAAATACATTATTTGCCCCATGCTTGAGATTCCTGGTGTGGTCACTTAAGAAGGTAACTGGACAAGAAGATTATCGTTTCATTCTTCAGCACCCAGAGACCATTGGGTATAAGCATCTTATGAGTAGCAAGGAGTGTGTTTATTTGATGTCAACTGTTTTCAGCTTCATAATTACACAAACCATACTATTTTGCTCTCTAGAATGGAGCTCAGAGGCTTTACGGGCAATGAACAGCTATGAGAAGATAATTGGTGCTCTCTTCCAGTCTACTAATGCAAGGCATGCTGGCGAATACATAGTTGACCTGTCAAGCCTTTCTTCCGCAATCCTAGTTTTGTACACTGTGATGATGTAAGTCTCTTCACTACTCTCACTCCACCAAAAGAGTCACAAGATTTTTAGAATGAAAATATTCATCATTAAAATAAAAATCCATGGATTGACTGCCTCCACCAGAAAAATATTTAGTACAAATGGCAGGCTTTGGAGCAGACATCATCATTGCTTTGCTTGCGTATGCAAGTAGCAATGTAGCATAGTACAATTGTAAATTTGTGATCCTTACTATGTTCACAGATTACAaaacaaactatatttgttttaACTAAAACATATTCTCATGACCCGTATAGTGATAATATAGTATGACTGTAACCTATCTGCATACGGAATTACGGACACGCCAGATAGCAAATAGTATTATTCAGAGACATTAAATTGTTGTTATGACTTATGATGAATACTTTTTTTGCGAGGATTTTTATGGTGAATACTTATTCATTTTTTCCACCAACTCGTTGTAGGTATCTCCCTGGTGAGACTTCACTTTTACCCAGAGATGGTGAGCAGCACTCTAGAGCTGAAATAAAACACAAAAGGAAAAGACTATTAGAGAACTGGATCTTCTCCCAGCTGTCTTATTTAGCTATCTTTGTAATGCTAATTTGCATTACTGAGAGGGAAGCATTGATCACAGATCCGCTCAATTTCAATGTATTCAACATATTGTTTGAAGTTGTCAGGCAAGTCTCTGAAATCAAATGTAATCTTCAGATTGCACTTGTGCCTTCTGATAATCACCACTAACTTCTGATTCTGTTGACAAATTGTTGCATCCAGCGCATATGGGAATGTGGGTTTCTCTGTCGGTTACAGTTGCAAGAGGCTACTGAATCATGATGTCTACTGCAAGGATGCTTCGTATGGATTTGTTGGAAAATGGAGTGGCAAGGGGAAAGTAATTCTGATTATCGTCATGGTTTTTGGGAGGCTTAAAGCGTTCAATATGAAAGGAGGAAGAGCTTGGAGGCTTAGATAGTCTCAATCATTGAACGCTTTAAGTCTCCAAGCTCCTCCTAGCTCCTGTCATATTGATTGACACCACTCCATGTTATGTGGTGACTGGTGAGCCAGGTATACATAAAACAGCGACCCTAGCATAGCATAAGCTGATGATAAAGATGACAGGTGCTTTTCAGCAATGCCTCTCTGCCTTCCCCAAATGCTATTCCACCTTCGTGGTGTAGCACCAATGTCAATATCCAAGACAATAACACTACAACAAGAGGCCTATTCTGAACATCTGGAGCAGATCGATGAATATATTCTATCTGCATGGTCCATGCCTGATGCCTCAGGCCGGTTGATACGTTCTCCACTCAAAATAAAAATGCGCATCACCATGGTTGTCAATTGCGATGCTCAAGCATCACAGCACATTTTCCGGGAACTAGGGGAACAGAGGAAAAACATTTTTTGTGGATTTaggggggtgggggtgggggggggggggggggatcaaCAACTATCTCAAAAGAACAAGCACCGTTTAGGCGACTGTCACATTGAATGTTTGAAGacatgcatagagtactaaacatagattatttataaaattaGAACACAGCTAAaaagtaatttacgagacgaaacttttgagcttaattagtctataattagacactaactgtaaaaaaaggaaaaaactaCAAgatctattaaactttaacacttaCATCCAAAGAACCTCTTACCGTTACACGGGGTGATTAGATAAGCTAGGgacttatttagttcacccaaaaaccaaaaaaaatttcaagattctcagcCACATCAAATctcgcggcacatgcatgaagcattaaatagataaaaacaaaaaaataattgcacagtttgtcaataaatcgcgagacgaatcttttaaacctagttactccatgattagataatgtttgtcaaataaaaacaaaagtgatataatgtcaaaattcaaaaactttttggatctaaacaaggcctaggtcaaTGTGCACGATTAGCTCCCACATAACAACCTACTCCTTCTGTCCACAAATAAATGCACGTCTCGCTTCCGgagaagtcaaacttttaaagtttaactaaaaatatatcaaataacaTCAATATTTGTAtccataaataaatatattataaaaatatatttcatgttCAATCTAACAATATATATTAgatataataaatattaatatatttatatatatattggtcAATTTTAAAAAAGTTTAACTTCTTGAAAAACGAGATGTGTATTTATTTGCGGACAGATGTGTAGTTAGCTTATTCCGATTCCAGCTATCATAGAAATGAGATGATTAGATGCTACACAAACCAAACGAGTTCACGGAACATACCGCGTACATTTCGCGAGAAGGACGCCGCGGAGAACTCGACT is a window encoding:
- the LOC8077196 gene encoding probable cation transporter HKT6 isoform X2, with the protein product MNSYEKIIGALFQSTNARHAGEYIVDLSSLSSAILVLYTVMMYLPGETSLLPRDGEQHSRAEIKHKRKRLLENWIFSQLSYLAIFVMLICITEREALITDPLNFNVFNILFEVVSAYGNVGFSVGYSCKRLLNHDVYCKDASYGFVGKWSGKGKVILIIVMVFGRLKAFNMKGGRAWRLR
- the LOC8077196 gene encoding probable cation transporter HKT6 isoform X1, coding for MVHSPVAFLRKLQTSSSSLATELISFSKYAQKSMKYSWQFICQNNPLFIQVTYFTLISFAGYAALKIIKPRDEQDTLKDIDLLFTSVSASTVSSMATVEMEDFSSAQLCILTILMLIGGEVFTSMLDLYFMRATSITKGSSNRKGYSVYVDNESITSAMSVPNNTQDTIVTMPLSELHLEEKKQVEPKIIESLGHALLVYLLVSNLGSSLVIYLYLISVPDAQGVLKRKGIGFVIFSVFTAVSSVANCGFTPVNENMIIFQKRSILLLLIIPQILAGNTLFAPCLRFLVWSLKKVTGQEDYRFILQHPETIGYKHLMSSKECVYLMSTVFSFIITQTILFCSLEWSSEALRAMNSYEKIIGALFQSTNARHAGEYIVDLSSLSSAILVLYTVMMYLPGETSLLPRDGEQHSRAEIKHKRKRLLENWIFSQLSYLAIFVMLICITEREALITDPLNFNVFNILFEVVSAYGNVGFSVGYSCKRLLNHDVYCKDASYGFVGKWSGKGKVILIIVMVFGRLKAFNMKGGRAWRLR